Proteins from a single region of Mytilus trossulus isolate FHL-02 chromosome 2, PNRI_Mtr1.1.1.hap1, whole genome shotgun sequence:
- the LOC134707576 gene encoding uncharacterized protein LOC134707576 isoform X1 encodes MVLIRNRAGEGQIFRPDMAVLVENPTSLDNELKGPVADDVHHAKLADVIHLKEARFDDRGLLQISTVKHKPEIIKYDMKHKTRSAKTKDTDNRSETTRPLTGLTNENRLEVEKSEIQTTALSVTVERKPLHNIQPGRSVTEHGRSFGGAHPVHIGSAPPMSSPTAYERGMLIQQHRTRRVPTRMVRLATVSMSARTKPQSRGQMASLYYEEPKKPPKVITWDEANNARPPLRIDMEGPGPCTYSAHNVKPLNETNSPVWTFGGKCDPEREGGCRTSWEKTWFQTPHIWQTKVDFYNDTSWPSPNIYKQRPLLGPKQRTFSEAPSFTIGNRKQINLEKRGSDKEPSPNSYEKSSADKVTFNKAPAYSHQFRRSGTVLWAHPGKTPGPAAYTPRFDTNKTNKPAFTIRSLRREKSHCLGPFSTF; translated from the exons ATATGGCGGTTTTAGTAGAAAATCCCACTTCACTAGATAATGAATTGAAAGGTCCGGTTGCAGATGATGTGCATCATGCTAAGCTTGCAGATGTTATTCATCTTAAGGAAGCCAGATTTGACGACCGTGGGCTTTTAcaaatttcaacagtaaaacataaaccggaaataataaaatatgacatGAAACACAAAACTAGATCTGCAAAAACGAAAGACACCGACAACAGAAGTGAAACAACTAGACCTCTAACTGGTTTGACCAATGAAAATAGATTAGAAGTTGAAAAATCAGAAATTCAAACAACTGCTTTGTCCGTTACTGTTGAACGAAAGCCTCTTCATAATATTCAGCCTGGTAGGAGTGTAACCGAACATGGACGCAGTTTCGGTGGTGCTCATCCTGTTCATATTGGTTCAGCGCCACCTATGTCTTCTCCAACGGCATATGAAAGAGGTATGCTGATTCAGCAACACAGAACACGTCGTGTTCCTACTAGAATGGTCCGTCTAGCAACAGTCTCGATGTCTGCAAG aACGAAACCACAGTCTCGTGGTCAAATGGCCAGTCTTTACTATGAAGAACCGAAGAAACCACCAAAAGTAATTACATGGGATGAGGCTAATAATGCCCGACCACCTCTCAGGATTGATATGGAAGGACCTGGGCCATGCACATACTCCGCGCATAATGTTAAACCCCTCAACGAGACCAATTCTCCAGTTTGGACTTTTGGTGGAAAATGTGATCCCGAGAGAg agGGTGGCTGTAGGACATCCTGGGAGAAAACGTGGTTTCAAACTCCACATATTTGGCAAACTAAAGTGGACTTCTATAATGATACCAGT TGGCCGtcaccaaatatatataaacaaagacCATTACTTGGCCCAAAGCAAAGAACGTTTTCAGAAGCTCCAAGTTTCACAATAGGAAATAGGAAACAAATTAACTTAGAGAAGAGAG GTTCAGACAAAGAACCGTCACCAAACAGCTACGAAAAATCATCAGCAGataaagttacatttaataaagCACCAGCATATTCCCATCAGTTCCGGAGATCAGGGACGGTTCTTTGGGCTCACCCTG ggaAAACACCAGGTCCAGCTGCTTACACGCCTAGATTTGATACAAACAAAACGAATAAACCTGCCTTTACTATAAGAAGTTTAAGGAGGGAGAAATCTCATTGTTTAGGGCCATTCTCAACATTTTGA
- the LOC134707576 gene encoding uncharacterized protein LOC134707576 isoform X2 yields MAVLVENPTSLDNELKGPVADDVHHAKLADVIHLKEARFDDRGLLQISTVKHKPEIIKYDMKHKTRSAKTKDTDNRSETTRPLTGLTNENRLEVEKSEIQTTALSVTVERKPLHNIQPGRSVTEHGRSFGGAHPVHIGSAPPMSSPTAYERGMLIQQHRTRRVPTRMVRLATVSMSARTKPQSRGQMASLYYEEPKKPPKVITWDEANNARPPLRIDMEGPGPCTYSAHNVKPLNETNSPVWTFGGKCDPEREGGCRTSWEKTWFQTPHIWQTKVDFYNDTSWPSPNIYKQRPLLGPKQRTFSEAPSFTIGNRKQINLEKRGSDKEPSPNSYEKSSADKVTFNKAPAYSHQFRRSGTVLWAHPGKTPGPAAYTPRFDTNKTNKPAFTIRSLRREKSHCLGPFSTF; encoded by the exons ATGGCGGTTTTAGTAGAAAATCCCACTTCACTAGATAATGAATTGAAAGGTCCGGTTGCAGATGATGTGCATCATGCTAAGCTTGCAGATGTTATTCATCTTAAGGAAGCCAGATTTGACGACCGTGGGCTTTTAcaaatttcaacagtaaaacataaaccggaaataataaaatatgacatGAAACACAAAACTAGATCTGCAAAAACGAAAGACACCGACAACAGAAGTGAAACAACTAGACCTCTAACTGGTTTGACCAATGAAAATAGATTAGAAGTTGAAAAATCAGAAATTCAAACAACTGCTTTGTCCGTTACTGTTGAACGAAAGCCTCTTCATAATATTCAGCCTGGTAGGAGTGTAACCGAACATGGACGCAGTTTCGGTGGTGCTCATCCTGTTCATATTGGTTCAGCGCCACCTATGTCTTCTCCAACGGCATATGAAAGAGGTATGCTGATTCAGCAACACAGAACACGTCGTGTTCCTACTAGAATGGTCCGTCTAGCAACAGTCTCGATGTCTGCAAG aACGAAACCACAGTCTCGTGGTCAAATGGCCAGTCTTTACTATGAAGAACCGAAGAAACCACCAAAAGTAATTACATGGGATGAGGCTAATAATGCCCGACCACCTCTCAGGATTGATATGGAAGGACCTGGGCCATGCACATACTCCGCGCATAATGTTAAACCCCTCAACGAGACCAATTCTCCAGTTTGGACTTTTGGTGGAAAATGTGATCCCGAGAGAg agGGTGGCTGTAGGACATCCTGGGAGAAAACGTGGTTTCAAACTCCACATATTTGGCAAACTAAAGTGGACTTCTATAATGATACCAGT TGGCCGtcaccaaatatatataaacaaagacCATTACTTGGCCCAAAGCAAAGAACGTTTTCAGAAGCTCCAAGTTTCACAATAGGAAATAGGAAACAAATTAACTTAGAGAAGAGAG GTTCAGACAAAGAACCGTCACCAAACAGCTACGAAAAATCATCAGCAGataaagttacatttaataaagCACCAGCATATTCCCATCAGTTCCGGAGATCAGGGACGGTTCTTTGGGCTCACCCTG ggaAAACACCAGGTCCAGCTGCTTACACGCCTAGATTTGATACAAACAAAACGAATAAACCTGCCTTTACTATAAGAAGTTTAAGGAGGGAGAAATCTCATTGTTTAGGGCCATTCTCAACATTTTGA